A single Nicotiana tabacum cultivar K326 chromosome 5, ASM71507v2, whole genome shotgun sequence DNA region contains:
- the LOC142180986 gene encoding uncharacterized protein LOC142180986, producing the protein MAKHNQAWHSEDTTCGIAYGYPSLTNMIKENQERDQVIAGLVINVNVLTKMFIESQTKKVLQNQERSDTSIRNMTELVGSHTASIQKLEMQIRDLSREQNLKQKGTRPSDTIVNPKGSGNGPTSHCMAITTRSGKVHQGENEQVVEVEESEQEVDAQVEESIVVEAKRVPKELKVQEVNREEVKEKVDDSKLEKFYDILKQLSVNIPFLEAFQKMPGFAKYLKDLITKKITTKNEVVNVTHWVSSIITTTTVQKKEDPGVFIIPCTIRVRDFAGALCDNGASINLMPLAIYNQAGLGMPRPISMRLQMADRYIKRTVGNVDDVLVQVGEFHLPTDFVILDCAVDKEILIISGRPFLATRRALMDSEQNEIKFRVNDEEVTFQARNGMKLPHEYEIISVIDVVDEVEDAVEIKMEEQCLGDALVAILVNFDGEDIDGYMESVNALEGLGSYTYALKNLSLDLENRATSPAKPSIIEPPQLEFKPLPPHSRRFIKDFSKIANPMCKLFEKDAKFVFDEKCLKDFEELKQKLTMEPIIATPDWSIPFELMCDANGVAIGAVLGQHHNKVLHLVYYASKTLNGAQMNYRVTEQELLAIFYDFEKFWAYLLGSKVIVYTDHTALRYLMAKKDAKARLIRWVLLLQEFDFKVKDRKGTENQVVDHLSRLEEAGRQKKDLEINDAFPDEHILALSNTFAPWYADISNFLECRHYYWEEPFLFRNCADNIIRRCVPEDEVMQILKACHDSLVGGPYGGNHTAAKVLECGYYWPTIYEDANQMVKACDQRQRQGSISKRHEMPMNFILKVEIFDV; encoded by the exons ATGGCAAAACATAATCAAGCTTGGCACTCAGAGGACACCACATGTGGAATTGCATATGGTTATCCCTCATTGACCAACATGATTAAggagaatcaagaaagagatcaagtaATTGCAGGGCTTGTTATCAATGTCAATGTGTTGACAAAAATGTTCATTGAAAGCCAAACGAAGAAG gtattgcaaaatcaagagaGGTCTGACACTTCAATACGGAATATGACCGAGCTTGTTGGTTCTCATACTGCATCCATTCAAAAATTGGAGATGCAAATTAGAGATCTTTCTAGGGAACAAAATCTGAAGCAAAAAGGGACACGTCCAAGTGACACAATTGTGAACCCAAAGGGTAGTGGGAATGGTCCAACTTCTCATTGCATGGCAATTACTACTCGGAGTGGGAAGGTACATCAAGGAGAGAACGAACAAGTGGTTGAAGTGGAAGAGTCCGAACAAGAGGTTGACGCACAAGTTGAAGAGTCAATTGTTGTTGAAGCTAAAAGGGTTCCAAAAGAGTTGAAAGTGCAAGAAGTAAACCGggaagaggtaaaggaaaag gttgatgatagcaaactcgaaAAGTTCTATGACATTCTCAAGCAGTTATCGGTGAATATTCCATTTCTGGAAGCATTTCAAAAGATGCCAGGTTTTGCTAagtatttgaaagacttgattacCAAGAAGATAACCACCAagaatgaagtggtgaatgtgactcacTGGGTTAGTTCCATCATTACAACAACCACCgttcaaaagaaagaagaccCGGGAGTTTTCATCATTCCATGCACTATTAGGGTGCGTGATTTTGCAGGAGCTCTTTGTGATAATGGGGCTAGCATAAACTTAATGCCTCTTGCTATTTATAATCAAGCGGGGTTAGGTATGCCAAGGCCTATaagtatgaggttgcaaatggccgatcgttaCATAAAGAGAACGGTGGGAAATGTCGATGATGTGCTTGTGCAGGTGGGAGAGTTCCATCTACCCACCGATTTCGTAATACTTGATTGTGCAGTTGACAAAGAGATCCTTATCATCTCGGGGAGACCATTCCTTGCCACAAGAAGAGCACTAATGGATTCAGAACAGAATGAGATCAAATTCCGTGTGAATGATGAAGAGGTTACATTCCAAGCAAGAAATGGTATGAAACTACCACATGAGTATGAAATCATCtcggtgattgatgttgttgatgaagTGGAAGATGCGGTTGAAATAAAGATGGAAGAACAATGCCTCGGTGACGCGTTGGTGGCTATTTTGGTAAACTTCGATGGTGAAGATATAGATGGGTACATGGAATCAGTCAATGCATTGGAAGGGCTTGGGTCCTACACTTATGCTCTGAAGAATCTCTCCCTCGACTTGGAGAATAGAGCCACTTCTCCCGCAAAGCCTTCTATTATTGAGCCACCGCAACTAGAGTTCAAACCACTTCCACCACACTcgag gcgtttcatcaaggatttttctaaaaTTGCAAATCCCATGTGCAAACTCTTTGAGAAAGATGCAAAATTTGTATTTGACGAGAAGTGCCTCAAAGATTTTGAGGAATTGAAACAAAAGCTCACCATGGAACCTATTATTGCCACACCCGATTGGTCTATTCccttcgaactcatgtgtgatgccaaTGGTGTAGCTATTGGGGCAGTGCTTGGCCAACATCATAACAAGGTTCTTCACCttgtctattatgcaagcaagacactcAATGGCGCGCAAATGAATTATAGGGTGACTGAGCAAGAACTTCTTGCCATTTTCTATGACTTTGAGAAATTCTGGGCTTATTTGTTGGGATCCAAGGTGATAGTGTACACAGACCATACTGCTCTTCGCTATcttatggcaaagaaggatgcaaAGGCTAGGTTGATTCGGTGGGTCCtgttgttgcaagagtttgacttcAAAGTCAAAGATCGAAAAGGGACGGAAAATCAAGTGGTGGACCACCTATCAAGGCTTGAAGAGGCAGGGAGACAAAAGAAAGATCTTGAAATCAACGATGCTTTCCCAGATGAACACATTTTGGCATTATCTAACACTTTTGCTCCTTGGTATGCCGACATCTCTAACTTCTTG GAGTGTAGGCATTACTATTGGGAAGAACCCTTCTTGTTCCGTAATTGTGCTGATAACATCATCCGACGATGCGTTCCAGAAGATGAGGTGATGCAAATTCTCAAGGCATGCCATGATTCGCTGGTTGGGGGTCCTTATGGAGGAAATCATACTGCAGCAAAAGTGCTTGAATGTGGCTATTATTGGCCAACAATCTATGAAGATGCAAACCAAATGGTCAAGGCATGTGACCAACGTCAAAGACAAGGGTCAATATCAAAGAGACATGAGATGCCAATGAACTTTATACTCAAGGTTGAGATCTTTGATGTGTGA